The following are encoded in a window of Novosphingobium sp. ZN18A2 genomic DNA:
- a CDS encoding energy transducer TonB yields the protein MLALPLLAAAMALVPPEPKGELVSNSNYPQWALQRDKSAGVVYTLLISPDGEIAKCMIRAKVGNDKLAGQICDMIKRRKTTLRPALASDGMTTYGVYTDTVNFFIPNTPGSDGLPIRRAPDAELTVSQMPSGLSSPADIHVAVEVGTQGTIEHCGAVGKKPDATLTALACKQLGGMQLGVMNLGTKGENVPYVRSLTVRFTTAG from the coding sequence GTGCTGGCCCTTCCTCTTCTTGCCGCCGCGATGGCGCTTGTGCCGCCCGAACCAAAGGGTGAGCTTGTTTCGAACAGTAACTATCCGCAATGGGCGCTTCAGCGGGACAAATCCGCCGGCGTCGTCTATACGCTGCTGATCTCGCCCGATGGCGAAATCGCCAAGTGCATGATTCGCGCGAAGGTGGGCAACGACAAGCTTGCCGGGCAGATTTGCGACATGATCAAGCGGCGGAAAACGACGCTGCGTCCCGCGCTCGCATCTGACGGGATGACGACGTATGGTGTCTACACCGATACAGTGAACTTCTTCATCCCCAATACGCCGGGATCGGACGGTTTGCCCATCCGCCGCGCGCCGGATGCGGAATTGACGGTCAGCCAGATGCCGTCGGGGCTTTCGTCGCCAGCCGATATACACGTCGCAGTGGAAGTGGGGACACAAGGAACGATCGAGCACTGCGGCGCCGTGGGCAAAAAGCCCGACGCAACGCTTACTGCGCTTGCCTGCAAGCAGCTTGGCGGGATGCAGCTCGGTGTAATGAACCTTGGTACCAAAGGTGAGAACGTGCCCTACGTCCGTTCGCTGACCGTGCGTTTCACGACCGCAGGCTGA